Proteins encoded in a region of the Orcinus orca chromosome 8, mOrcOrc1.1, whole genome shotgun sequence genome:
- the BBS1 gene encoding Bardet-Biedl syndrome 1 protein isoform X4 yields MAAASSSDSDSGRAESSEASSKWLDAHYDPMANIHTFSACLQLADLHGDGEYKLVVGDLGPGGQQPRLKVLKGPTVLSESPLPALPAAAATFLMEQHEPRTPALALASGPCVYVYKNLRPYFKFSLPQLPPNPLEQDLWNQAKEDRIDPLTLKEMLEGIREKAEVPLSVQSLRFLQLELSEMEAFVNQHKSKSIRRQTVITTMTTLKKNLADEDAVSCLVLGTENKELLVLDPEAFTVLAKMSLPSVPVFLEVSGQFDVEFRLAAACRNGNIYMLRRDSKRPKYCIELSAQPVGLVRVHKVLVVGSNQDSLHGFTHKGKRLWTVQMPAAILTMNLLEQRSRGLQAVMAGLANGEVRIYRDKALLSIVRTPDAVTSLCFGRYGREDHTLIMTTRGGGLIIKILKRTAVFVEGGGEAGPPPAQAMKLNMPRKTRLYVDQTLREREAGTAMHRTFQADLYLLRLRAARAYAQALESSLSPVSATAREPLKLHAVVQGLGPTFKLTLHLQNTSTARPILGLLVCFLYNEGLYALPRAFFKVPLLVPGLNYPLETFVESLSDKGISDIIKVGCRLVLVGEVSVSECGQGPRVAARMGWVSGWGGCLPSRGLPASPSPLTEPCTRASADQTVLGLCRSRGKGGMPPTTWGTFSIGAGAPRRPERTPAQRPYQHACE; encoded by the exons ATGGCTGCTGCGTCTTCGTCGGATTCCGACAGCGGCAGAGCTGAGAG CAGTGAAGCCAGTTCGAAATGGCTGGATGCACACTACGACCCCATGGCCAACATCCACACCTTTTCCGCCTGCCTGC AGCTGGCAGATTTGCATGGTGACGGGGAGTACAAG CTGGTGGTGGGGGACCTTGGCCCAGGTGGGCAGCAGCCCCGCCTGAAGGTGCTTAAAGGGCCCACAGTGCTGAGCGAAAGCCCGCTACCTGCCCTgccagctgctgctgccaccttCCTCATGGAGCAACACGAACCCCGGACACCAGCGCTGGCACTCGCGTCAGGcccttgtgtgtatgtgtataagaATCTCAGGCCCTACTTCAAGTTCAGCCTGCCCCAGTTGCCTCCAAACCCCCTGGAACAGGACCTTTGGAACCAGGCCAAAGAG GACCGGATTGACCCCCTGACCCTGAAGGAGATGCTGGAGGGCATCCG ggagaaggcagaggtGCCTTTGTCTGTACAGTCACTCAG GTTTCTGCAGCTGGAGCTGAGTGAAATGGAGGCATTTGTGAACCAGCACAAGTCCAAGTCCATCAGGCGGCAG ACAGTCATCACCACCATGACCACCTTAAAGAAGAACCTGGCTGACGAGGATGCTGTGTCCTGCCTGGTGCTGGGCACTGAGAACAAGGAGCTCCTGGTGCTGGACCCAGAAGCCTTCACTGTTTTGGCCAAG ATGAGCCTACCCAGCGTCCCCGTCTTCCTGGAGGTTTCTGGCCAGTTCGATGTGGAGTTCCGTCTTGCTGCTGCCTGCCGCAACGGGAACATCTATATGCTGAGAAG AGACTCCAAGCGCCCCAAGTACTGCATCGAGCTGAGTGCCCAGCCTGTGGGGCTTGTCCGGGTTCACAAGGTCCTGGTGGTGGGCAGCAACCAAGACAGCCTGCATGGCTTCACCCACAAG GGTAAGAGGCTGTGGACAGTGCAGATGCCCGCAGCCATCCTGACCATGAACCTCCTGGAGCAGCGCTCCCGGGGCCTGCAGGCCGTCATGGCCGGACTGGCCAACGGAGAGGTCCGCATCTACCGCGACAAGGCCCTGCTCAGCATCGTCCGCACGCCG GATGCAGTGACCAGCCTTTGCTTTGGCCGCTACGGGCGGGAAGATCACACCCTCATCATGACTACACGAG GCGGTGGCCTGATTATCAAGATCCTGAAGCGCACAGCAGTGTTTGTGGAGGGGGGAGGTGAAGCAGGTCCCCCACCAGCCCAGGCCATGAAACTCAACATGCCCCGAAAGACCCGGCTTTACGTGGATCAGACACTGCGAGAGCGGGAAGCCGGCACCG CCATGCACCGGACCTTCCAGGCAGACCTCTACCTGCTGCGCCTCCGGGCCGCCCGTGCCTATGCGCAGGCCCTCGAGTCCAGCCTGAGCCCCGTGTCTGCGACGGCGCGGGAGCCGCTCAAGCTGCACGCTGTG GTTCAGGGCCTGGGCCCCACCTTTAAGCTCACCCTTCACCTGCAGAACACCTCAACAGCCCGACCCATCCTGGGGCTGCTGGTCTGCTTCCTGTACAACGAGGGGCTCTATGCTCTGCCCCGGGCCTTCTTCAAG GTCCCCTTGCTGGTGCCAGGGCTCAACTACCCCCTGGAGACCTTTGTGGAGAGTCTTAGTGACAAGGGCATCTCAGACATTATCAAGGTAGGTTGCCGGTTGGTACTAGTTGGGGAGGTCAGTGTGAGTGAGTGCGGACAAGGCCCCCGGGTGGCTGCCAGGATGGGGTGGGTGTCAGGATGGGGTGGGTGTCTGCCCAGTAgaggcctcccagcctccccctcccctttgacAGAGCCCTGCACTAGGGCCAGTGCAGACCAGACCGTGCTTGGCCTTTGCAGGAGCAGGGGTAAAGGGGGAATGCCCCCTACTACCTGGGGCACCTTCTCCATAGGTGCTGGTGCTCCGAGAAGGCCAGAGCGCACCCCTGCTCAGCGCCCATATCAACATGCCTGTGAGTGA
- the BBS1 gene encoding Bardet-Biedl syndrome 1 protein isoform X3: MAAASSSDSDSGRAESSEASSKWLDAHYDPMANIHTFSACLQLADLHGDGEYKLVVGDLGPGGQQPRLKVLKGPTVLSESPLPALPAAAATFLMEQHEPRTPALALASGPCVYVYKNLRPYFKFSLPQLPPNPLEQDLWNQAKEDRIDPLTLKEMLEGIREKAEVPLSVQSLRFLQLELSEMEAFVNQHKSKSIRRQSLGGWCEGSYWVTPGVPLQTVITTMTTLKKNLADEDAVSCLVLGTENKELLVLDPEAFTVLAKMSLPSVPVFLEVSGQFDVEFRLAAACRNGNIYMLRRDSKRPKYCIELSAQPVGLVRVHKVLVVGSNQDSLHGFTHKGKRLWTVQMPAAILTMNLLEQRSRGLQAVMAGLANGEVRIYRDKALLSIVRTPDAVTSLCFGRYGREDHTLIMTTRGGGLIIKILKRTAVFVEGGGEAGPPPAQAMKLNMPRKTRLYVDQTLREREAGTAMHRTFQADLYLLRLRAARAYAQALESSLSPVSATAREPLKLHAVNTSTARPILGLLVCFLYNEGLYALPRAFFKVPLLVPGLNYPLETFVESLSDKGISDIIKVGCRLVLVGEVSVSECGQGPRVAARMGWVSGWGGCLPSRGLPASPSPLTEPCTRASADQTVLGLCRSRGKGGMPPTTWGTFSIGAGAPRRPERTPAQRPYQHACE; the protein is encoded by the exons ATGGCTGCTGCGTCTTCGTCGGATTCCGACAGCGGCAGAGCTGAGAG CAGTGAAGCCAGTTCGAAATGGCTGGATGCACACTACGACCCCATGGCCAACATCCACACCTTTTCCGCCTGCCTGC AGCTGGCAGATTTGCATGGTGACGGGGAGTACAAG CTGGTGGTGGGGGACCTTGGCCCAGGTGGGCAGCAGCCCCGCCTGAAGGTGCTTAAAGGGCCCACAGTGCTGAGCGAAAGCCCGCTACCTGCCCTgccagctgctgctgccaccttCCTCATGGAGCAACACGAACCCCGGACACCAGCGCTGGCACTCGCGTCAGGcccttgtgtgtatgtgtataagaATCTCAGGCCCTACTTCAAGTTCAGCCTGCCCCAGTTGCCTCCAAACCCCCTGGAACAGGACCTTTGGAACCAGGCCAAAGAG GACCGGATTGACCCCCTGACCCTGAAGGAGATGCTGGAGGGCATCCG ggagaaggcagaggtGCCTTTGTCTGTACAGTCACTCAG GTTTCTGCAGCTGGAGCTGAGTGAAATGGAGGCATTTGTGAACCAGCACAAGTCCAAGTCCATCAGGCGGCAG TCTCTGGGGGGATGGTGTGAGGGGAGCTACTGGGTGACCCCTGGAGTCCCTCTGCAGACAGTCATCACCACCATGACCACCTTAAAGAAGAACCTGGCTGACGAGGATGCTGTGTCCTGCCTGGTGCTGGGCACTGAGAACAAGGAGCTCCTGGTGCTGGACCCAGAAGCCTTCACTGTTTTGGCCAAG ATGAGCCTACCCAGCGTCCCCGTCTTCCTGGAGGTTTCTGGCCAGTTCGATGTGGAGTTCCGTCTTGCTGCTGCCTGCCGCAACGGGAACATCTATATGCTGAGAAG AGACTCCAAGCGCCCCAAGTACTGCATCGAGCTGAGTGCCCAGCCTGTGGGGCTTGTCCGGGTTCACAAGGTCCTGGTGGTGGGCAGCAACCAAGACAGCCTGCATGGCTTCACCCACAAG GGTAAGAGGCTGTGGACAGTGCAGATGCCCGCAGCCATCCTGACCATGAACCTCCTGGAGCAGCGCTCCCGGGGCCTGCAGGCCGTCATGGCCGGACTGGCCAACGGAGAGGTCCGCATCTACCGCGACAAGGCCCTGCTCAGCATCGTCCGCACGCCG GATGCAGTGACCAGCCTTTGCTTTGGCCGCTACGGGCGGGAAGATCACACCCTCATCATGACTACACGAG GCGGTGGCCTGATTATCAAGATCCTGAAGCGCACAGCAGTGTTTGTGGAGGGGGGAGGTGAAGCAGGTCCCCCACCAGCCCAGGCCATGAAACTCAACATGCCCCGAAAGACCCGGCTTTACGTGGATCAGACACTGCGAGAGCGGGAAGCCGGCACCG CCATGCACCGGACCTTCCAGGCAGACCTCTACCTGCTGCGCCTCCGGGCCGCCCGTGCCTATGCGCAGGCCCTCGAGTCCAGCCTGAGCCCCGTGTCTGCGACGGCGCGGGAGCCGCTCAAGCTGCACGCTGTG AACACCTCAACAGCCCGACCCATCCTGGGGCTGCTGGTCTGCTTCCTGTACAACGAGGGGCTCTATGCTCTGCCCCGGGCCTTCTTCAAG GTCCCCTTGCTGGTGCCAGGGCTCAACTACCCCCTGGAGACCTTTGTGGAGAGTCTTAGTGACAAGGGCATCTCAGACATTATCAAGGTAGGTTGCCGGTTGGTACTAGTTGGGGAGGTCAGTGTGAGTGAGTGCGGACAAGGCCCCCGGGTGGCTGCCAGGATGGGGTGGGTGTCAGGATGGGGTGGGTGTCTGCCCAGTAgaggcctcccagcctccccctcccctttgacAGAGCCCTGCACTAGGGCCAGTGCAGACCAGACCGTGCTTGGCCTTTGCAGGAGCAGGGGTAAAGGGGGAATGCCCCCTACTACCTGGGGCACCTTCTCCATAGGTGCTGGTGCTCCGAGAAGGCCAGAGCGCACCCCTGCTCAGCGCCCATATCAACATGCCTGTGAGTGA
- the BBS1 gene encoding Bardet-Biedl syndrome 1 protein isoform X10, producing MAAASSSDSDSGRAESSEASSKWLDAHYDPMANIHTFSACLQLADLHGDGEYKLVVGDLGPGGQQPRLKVLKGPTVLSESPLPALPAAAATFLMEQHEPRTPALALASGPCVYVYKNLRPYFKFSLPQLPPNPLEQDLWNQAKEDRIDPLTLKEMLEGIREKAEVPLSVQSLRFLQLELSEMEAFVNQHKSKSIRRQSLGGWCEGSYWVTPGVPLQTVITTMTTLKKNLADEDAVSCLVLGTENKELLVLDPEAFTVLAKMSLPSVPVFLEVSGQFDVEFRLAAACRNGNIYMLRRDSKRPKYCIELSAQPVGLVRVHKVLVVGSNQDSLHGFTHKGKRLWTVQMPAAILTMNLLEQRSRGLQAVMAGLANGEVRIYRDKALLSIVRTPDAVTSLCFGRYGREDHTLIMTTRGGGLIIKILKRTAVFVEGGGEAGPPPAQAMKLNMPRKTRLYVDQTLREREAGTGRPLPAAPPGRPCLCAGPRVQPEPRVCDGAGAAQAARCEHLNSPTHPGAAGLLPVQRGALCSAPGLLQGPLAGARAQLPPGDLCGES from the exons ATGGCTGCTGCGTCTTCGTCGGATTCCGACAGCGGCAGAGCTGAGAG CAGTGAAGCCAGTTCGAAATGGCTGGATGCACACTACGACCCCATGGCCAACATCCACACCTTTTCCGCCTGCCTGC AGCTGGCAGATTTGCATGGTGACGGGGAGTACAAG CTGGTGGTGGGGGACCTTGGCCCAGGTGGGCAGCAGCCCCGCCTGAAGGTGCTTAAAGGGCCCACAGTGCTGAGCGAAAGCCCGCTACCTGCCCTgccagctgctgctgccaccttCCTCATGGAGCAACACGAACCCCGGACACCAGCGCTGGCACTCGCGTCAGGcccttgtgtgtatgtgtataagaATCTCAGGCCCTACTTCAAGTTCAGCCTGCCCCAGTTGCCTCCAAACCCCCTGGAACAGGACCTTTGGAACCAGGCCAAAGAG GACCGGATTGACCCCCTGACCCTGAAGGAGATGCTGGAGGGCATCCG ggagaaggcagaggtGCCTTTGTCTGTACAGTCACTCAG GTTTCTGCAGCTGGAGCTGAGTGAAATGGAGGCATTTGTGAACCAGCACAAGTCCAAGTCCATCAGGCGGCAG TCTCTGGGGGGATGGTGTGAGGGGAGCTACTGGGTGACCCCTGGAGTCCCTCTGCAGACAGTCATCACCACCATGACCACCTTAAAGAAGAACCTGGCTGACGAGGATGCTGTGTCCTGCCTGGTGCTGGGCACTGAGAACAAGGAGCTCCTGGTGCTGGACCCAGAAGCCTTCACTGTTTTGGCCAAG ATGAGCCTACCCAGCGTCCCCGTCTTCCTGGAGGTTTCTGGCCAGTTCGATGTGGAGTTCCGTCTTGCTGCTGCCTGCCGCAACGGGAACATCTATATGCTGAGAAG AGACTCCAAGCGCCCCAAGTACTGCATCGAGCTGAGTGCCCAGCCTGTGGGGCTTGTCCGGGTTCACAAGGTCCTGGTGGTGGGCAGCAACCAAGACAGCCTGCATGGCTTCACCCACAAG GGTAAGAGGCTGTGGACAGTGCAGATGCCCGCAGCCATCCTGACCATGAACCTCCTGGAGCAGCGCTCCCGGGGCCTGCAGGCCGTCATGGCCGGACTGGCCAACGGAGAGGTCCGCATCTACCGCGACAAGGCCCTGCTCAGCATCGTCCGCACGCCG GATGCAGTGACCAGCCTTTGCTTTGGCCGCTACGGGCGGGAAGATCACACCCTCATCATGACTACACGAG GCGGTGGCCTGATTATCAAGATCCTGAAGCGCACAGCAGTGTTTGTGGAGGGGGGAGGTGAAGCAGGTCCCCCACCAGCCCAGGCCATGAAACTCAACATGCCCCGAAAGACCCGGCTTTACGTGGATCAGACACTGCGAGAGCGGGAAGCCGGCACCG GCAGACCTCTACCTGCTGCGCCTCCGGGCCGCCCGTGCCTATGCGCAGGCCCTCGAGTCCAGCCTGAGCCCCGTGTCTGCGACGGCGCGGGAGCCGCTCAAGCTGCACGCTGTG AACACCTCAACAGCCCGACCCATCCTGGGGCTGCTGGTCTGCTTCCTGTACAACGAGGGGCTCTATGCTCTGCCCCGGGCCTTCTTCAAG GTCCCCTTGCTGGTGCCAGGGCTCAACTACCCCCTGGAGACCTTTGTGGAGAGTCTTAG
- the BBS1 gene encoding Bardet-Biedl syndrome 1 protein isoform X7: protein MAAASSSDSDSGRAESSEASSKWLDAHYDPMANIHTFSACLQLADLHGDGEYKLVVGDLGPGGQQPRLKVLKGPTVLSESPLPALPAAAATFLMEQHEPRTPALALASGPCVYVYKNLRPYFKFSLPQLPPNPLEQDLWNQAKEDRIDPLTLKEMLEGIREKAEVPLSVQSLRFLQLELSEMEAFVNQHKSKSIRRQSLGGWCEGSYWVTPGVPLQTVITTMTTLKKNLADEDAVSCLVLGTENKELLVLDPEAFTVLAKMSLPSVPVFLEVSGQFDVEFRLAAACRNGNIYMLRRDSKRPKYCIELSAQPVGLVRVHKVLVVGSNQDSLHGFTHKGKRLWTVQMPAAILTMNLLEQRSRGLQAVMAGLANGEVRIYRDKALLSIVRTPDAVTSLCFGRYGREDHTLIMTTRGGGLIIKILKRTAVFVEGGGEAGPPPAQAMKLNMPRKTRLYVDQTLREREAGTGRPLPAAPPGRPCLCAGPRVQPEPRVCDGAGAAQAARCEHLNSPTHPGAAGLLPVQRGALCSAPGLLQGTGPTLLRPGVRKGGRGRIRCPQVRGEGAGKWLQPQTRLGCSRGPGESPRDLPQLPFSQPVRGLREAHRRF, encoded by the exons ATGGCTGCTGCGTCTTCGTCGGATTCCGACAGCGGCAGAGCTGAGAG CAGTGAAGCCAGTTCGAAATGGCTGGATGCACACTACGACCCCATGGCCAACATCCACACCTTTTCCGCCTGCCTGC AGCTGGCAGATTTGCATGGTGACGGGGAGTACAAG CTGGTGGTGGGGGACCTTGGCCCAGGTGGGCAGCAGCCCCGCCTGAAGGTGCTTAAAGGGCCCACAGTGCTGAGCGAAAGCCCGCTACCTGCCCTgccagctgctgctgccaccttCCTCATGGAGCAACACGAACCCCGGACACCAGCGCTGGCACTCGCGTCAGGcccttgtgtgtatgtgtataagaATCTCAGGCCCTACTTCAAGTTCAGCCTGCCCCAGTTGCCTCCAAACCCCCTGGAACAGGACCTTTGGAACCAGGCCAAAGAG GACCGGATTGACCCCCTGACCCTGAAGGAGATGCTGGAGGGCATCCG ggagaaggcagaggtGCCTTTGTCTGTACAGTCACTCAG GTTTCTGCAGCTGGAGCTGAGTGAAATGGAGGCATTTGTGAACCAGCACAAGTCCAAGTCCATCAGGCGGCAG TCTCTGGGGGGATGGTGTGAGGGGAGCTACTGGGTGACCCCTGGAGTCCCTCTGCAGACAGTCATCACCACCATGACCACCTTAAAGAAGAACCTGGCTGACGAGGATGCTGTGTCCTGCCTGGTGCTGGGCACTGAGAACAAGGAGCTCCTGGTGCTGGACCCAGAAGCCTTCACTGTTTTGGCCAAG ATGAGCCTACCCAGCGTCCCCGTCTTCCTGGAGGTTTCTGGCCAGTTCGATGTGGAGTTCCGTCTTGCTGCTGCCTGCCGCAACGGGAACATCTATATGCTGAGAAG AGACTCCAAGCGCCCCAAGTACTGCATCGAGCTGAGTGCCCAGCCTGTGGGGCTTGTCCGGGTTCACAAGGTCCTGGTGGTGGGCAGCAACCAAGACAGCCTGCATGGCTTCACCCACAAG GGTAAGAGGCTGTGGACAGTGCAGATGCCCGCAGCCATCCTGACCATGAACCTCCTGGAGCAGCGCTCCCGGGGCCTGCAGGCCGTCATGGCCGGACTGGCCAACGGAGAGGTCCGCATCTACCGCGACAAGGCCCTGCTCAGCATCGTCCGCACGCCG GATGCAGTGACCAGCCTTTGCTTTGGCCGCTACGGGCGGGAAGATCACACCCTCATCATGACTACACGAG GCGGTGGCCTGATTATCAAGATCCTGAAGCGCACAGCAGTGTTTGTGGAGGGGGGAGGTGAAGCAGGTCCCCCACCAGCCCAGGCCATGAAACTCAACATGCCCCGAAAGACCCGGCTTTACGTGGATCAGACACTGCGAGAGCGGGAAGCCGGCACCG GCAGACCTCTACCTGCTGCGCCTCCGGGCCGCCCGTGCCTATGCGCAGGCCCTCGAGTCCAGCCTGAGCCCCGTGTCTGCGACGGCGCGGGAGCCGCTCAAGCTGCACGCTGTG AACACCTCAACAGCCCGACCCATCCTGGGGCTGCTGGTCTGCTTCCTGTACAACGAGGGGCTCTATGCTCTGCCCCGGGCCTTCTTCAAGGTACTGGACCCACCTTACTGAGACCTGGAGTGAGAAAGGGTGGGCGGGGCCGGATTAGATGTCCGCAGGTCAGAGGTGAGGGAGCTGGCAAGTGGCTACAGCCACAGACCAGACTAGGGTgcagcaggggccctggggagagCCCCCGAGACCTGCCTCAGCTGCCTTTCTCCCAGCCTGTGAGAGGTCTCAGGGAGGCACACCGAAGGTTCTGA
- the BBS1 gene encoding Bardet-Biedl syndrome 1 protein isoform X11, giving the protein MAAASSSDSDSGRAESSEASSKWLDAHYDPMANIHTFSACLQLADLHGDGEYKLVVGDLGPGGQQPRLKVLKGPTVLSESPLPALPAAAATFLMEQHEPRTPALALASGPCVYVYKNLRPYFKFSLPQLPPNPLEQDLWNQAKEDRIDPLTLKEMLEGIREKAEVPLSVQSLRFLQLELSEMEAFVNQHKSKSIRRQSLGGWCEGSYWVTPGVPLQTVITTMTTLKKNLADEDAVSCLVLGTENKELLVLDPEAFTVLAKMSLPSVPVFLEVSGQFDVEFRLAAACRNGNIYMLRRDSKRPKYCIELSAQPVGLVRVHKVLVVGSNQDSLHGFTHKGKRLWTVQMPAAILTMNLLEQRSRGLQAVMAGLANGEVRIYRDKALLSIVRTPDAVTSLCFGRYGREDHTLIMTTRGGGLIIKILKRTAVFVEGGGEAGPPPAQAMKLNMPRKTRLYVDQTLREREAGTGRPLPAAPPGRPCLCAGPRVQPEPRVCDGAGAAQAARCGSGPGPHL; this is encoded by the exons ATGGCTGCTGCGTCTTCGTCGGATTCCGACAGCGGCAGAGCTGAGAG CAGTGAAGCCAGTTCGAAATGGCTGGATGCACACTACGACCCCATGGCCAACATCCACACCTTTTCCGCCTGCCTGC AGCTGGCAGATTTGCATGGTGACGGGGAGTACAAG CTGGTGGTGGGGGACCTTGGCCCAGGTGGGCAGCAGCCCCGCCTGAAGGTGCTTAAAGGGCCCACAGTGCTGAGCGAAAGCCCGCTACCTGCCCTgccagctgctgctgccaccttCCTCATGGAGCAACACGAACCCCGGACACCAGCGCTGGCACTCGCGTCAGGcccttgtgtgtatgtgtataagaATCTCAGGCCCTACTTCAAGTTCAGCCTGCCCCAGTTGCCTCCAAACCCCCTGGAACAGGACCTTTGGAACCAGGCCAAAGAG GACCGGATTGACCCCCTGACCCTGAAGGAGATGCTGGAGGGCATCCG ggagaaggcagaggtGCCTTTGTCTGTACAGTCACTCAG GTTTCTGCAGCTGGAGCTGAGTGAAATGGAGGCATTTGTGAACCAGCACAAGTCCAAGTCCATCAGGCGGCAG TCTCTGGGGGGATGGTGTGAGGGGAGCTACTGGGTGACCCCTGGAGTCCCTCTGCAGACAGTCATCACCACCATGACCACCTTAAAGAAGAACCTGGCTGACGAGGATGCTGTGTCCTGCCTGGTGCTGGGCACTGAGAACAAGGAGCTCCTGGTGCTGGACCCAGAAGCCTTCACTGTTTTGGCCAAG ATGAGCCTACCCAGCGTCCCCGTCTTCCTGGAGGTTTCTGGCCAGTTCGATGTGGAGTTCCGTCTTGCTGCTGCCTGCCGCAACGGGAACATCTATATGCTGAGAAG AGACTCCAAGCGCCCCAAGTACTGCATCGAGCTGAGTGCCCAGCCTGTGGGGCTTGTCCGGGTTCACAAGGTCCTGGTGGTGGGCAGCAACCAAGACAGCCTGCATGGCTTCACCCACAAG GGTAAGAGGCTGTGGACAGTGCAGATGCCCGCAGCCATCCTGACCATGAACCTCCTGGAGCAGCGCTCCCGGGGCCTGCAGGCCGTCATGGCCGGACTGGCCAACGGAGAGGTCCGCATCTACCGCGACAAGGCCCTGCTCAGCATCGTCCGCACGCCG GATGCAGTGACCAGCCTTTGCTTTGGCCGCTACGGGCGGGAAGATCACACCCTCATCATGACTACACGAG GCGGTGGCCTGATTATCAAGATCCTGAAGCGCACAGCAGTGTTTGTGGAGGGGGGAGGTGAAGCAGGTCCCCCACCAGCCCAGGCCATGAAACTCAACATGCCCCGAAAGACCCGGCTTTACGTGGATCAGACACTGCGAGAGCGGGAAGCCGGCACCG GCAGACCTCTACCTGCTGCGCCTCCGGGCCGCCCGTGCCTATGCGCAGGCCCTCGAGTCCAGCCTGAGCCCCGTGTCTGCGACGGCGCGGGAGCCGCTCAAGCTGCACGCTGTG GTTCAGGGCCTGGGCCCCACCTTTAA